One Belonocnema kinseyi isolate 2016_QV_RU_SX_M_011 chromosome 6, B_treatae_v1, whole genome shotgun sequence genomic region harbors:
- the LOC117174750 gene encoding uncharacterized protein LOC117174750, translating to MSSLSQPQQPKSNEMASGNRKPWKEEDMRKAIEMVRQNKISIARAARKFMLPRSTLPRWANSKLKTEKAAANKIGRPPILGFDLEKKLVEYALMMKDKFYGITREDLRRMAYVFAKKQNKKVRFKSNMTFGTRWVYKFLERHKNLVDFVSHDIHYFSGLECSVESVTDFFNNLNRLYIQHQYLADRIFNVEAASLLVLQNKTPEVFVCKGKKRIASLIPNDRKGLITMIFSMSASGFFVPPMLIFPEHTMQVELMNGAPPCSIGVAHPSGWVQHHLFTRWFIHFIEKVKPTQESPVVLILDGQQSYTRNLEIINMAEENNVEIVSVIPSLGSHMQPIVETLIQPLKNLYAAEVENWSLENDRHIEPFDLAEIFSRAYLQMKTGEVAVNGFRSTGIYPLDKAVLLDRFSSRTKERLKKSVTKKAHFVFEKLKCLSPNPIPGPSKLVEIKTETPMLPMTEVWLEDGPNFEYNDQSFVSENTND from the coding sequence ATGGCTTCAGGAAATCGGAAACCATGGAAAGAAGAAGACATGAGAAAAGCAATAGAAATGGTAagacaaaataaaataagtatcgCAAGAGCTGCACGTAAATTCATGTTACCGCGCTCAACACTCCCGCGTTGGGCAAATTCTAAACTCAAGACAGAAAAAGCAGCAGCTAATAAAATAGGACGACCACCAATTCTGGGATTCGATTTGGAAAAGAAATTGGTTGAATATGCCCTGAtgatgaaagataaattttatggAATAACAAGAGAGGATTTGCGAAGAATGGCATATGTCTTCGCCAAAAAACAGAATAAGAAAGTTAGATTCAAATCAAATATGACATTTGGCACACGTTGGGTATACAAATTTCTAGAAAGACACAAAAATTTAGTCGATTTTGTATCACACGACATACACTATTTTTCAGGTTTAGAATGTAGCGTAGAATCTGtgacagatttttttaacaacttgaATCGACTCTACATCCAGCATCAGTACCTGGCTGATCGCATATTCAACGTGGAAGCAGCAAGTCTcctagttttacaaaataaaacgCCAGAAGTATTTGTCTGTAAAGGTAAAAAACGAATCGCatctttaattccaaatgataGGAAAGGTCTGATAACAATGATCTTCTCGATGAGTGCCAGCGGATTTTTCGTTCCTCCGATGCTAATTTTTCCTGAGCACACTATGCAGGTGGAACTCATGAATGGAGCCCCACCTTGTTCGATTGGTGTAGCTCATCCTTCTGGCTGGGTTCAGCATCATCTTTTTACCCGATGGTTTATTCACTTTATTGAGAAAGTAAAACCTACTCAAGAATCACCTGTTGTTCTAATTTTAGACGGTCAGCAGAGCTACACTCGAAATCTTGAAATCATAAACATGGCAGAAGAAAATAACGTCGAAATTGTATCTGTCATTCCTTCTCTTGGATCTCATATGCAACCAATAGTAGAAACTTTAATCCAACCACTGAAAAACCTTTACGCTGCAGAAGTCGAAAATTGGAGCCTAGAGAATGATCGACATATCGAACCTTTCGACCTTgcagaaattttttcaagagcTTATCTGCAGATGAAGACTGGTGAAGTAGCAGTCAATGGATTTCGATCTACTGGAATTTACCCGCTGGACAAAGCTGTTCTTTTGGATCGCTTTTCGTCTAGAACTAAGGAAAGGCTGAAAAAATCGGTGACAAAGAAAGcacattttgtttttgaaaaattaaaatgcctGAGTCCAAATCCGATTCCTGGACCTTCAAAACTCGTGGAAATAAAAACAGAAACGCCGATGCTGCCTATGACCGAAGTATGGTTAGAAGATGGTCCAAATTTTGAATATAACGATCAAAGTTTTGTTTCGGAAAACACAAATGACTGA